In Fusibacter sp. A1, the following are encoded in one genomic region:
- a CDS encoding SAF domain-containing protein produces the protein MRKKTKSFLLGLMVGTLLMGSVSIGIYYYFGHYESAKIKNQYESLLDEYKHPPQIKVFRLVKNVSKNEEVGAEDVESVFLPAVFKNEFLQSADEGLIGLTAKVDLKEGTILYEAMLSNKSEVPNDLRIIELCNLITPLMLEKGHEVDVRISFPSGMDYVVLAKKELIEYRRVDTDSGVREVCIFHLNEDEQLRLSSALVDAYLRDGTFLYTTIYVAPDSQESAAITYPANDDVQNLIANDPNIVNRAIVALEKQKRAQLSESLSRLPSNIKREVPVSAFKQESDDESTDTGTTDLSDVN, from the coding sequence ATGCGTAAGAAAACAAAGAGCTTTTTACTAGGACTGATGGTGGGAACGCTTTTGATGGGCAGTGTCAGCATCGGAATCTATTACTATTTCGGGCATTATGAGTCTGCAAAGATCAAAAACCAGTATGAATCGCTATTGGATGAATATAAGCATCCCCCACAGATCAAAGTGTTCCGGCTTGTAAAAAACGTATCTAAAAATGAGGAGGTTGGCGCTGAAGATGTCGAATCAGTATTCCTACCGGCGGTATTTAAGAATGAATTCTTGCAAAGTGCGGATGAAGGTCTCATTGGATTAACTGCAAAGGTTGATCTGAAGGAGGGCACCATCTTGTATGAAGCCATGCTTAGCAACAAGAGTGAGGTTCCAAATGATCTTAGAATCATAGAACTTTGCAATCTGATCACTCCCCTTATGCTAGAGAAGGGTCATGAGGTTGATGTGAGAATCAGCTTTCCTTCCGGTATGGATTATGTGGTGCTTGCAAAAAAAGAACTCATCGAGTACAGGCGTGTAGATACCGATAGCGGAGTACGAGAGGTTTGTATCTTCCATTTGAACGAGGACGAACAGTTGAGACTGTCATCGGCGCTTGTGGATGCCTATCTGCGTGACGGGACATTCCTATATACCACTATCTACGTCGCTCCTGACAGTCAGGAATCCGCGGCGATCACCTACCCTGCCAACGATGATGTGCAGAACCTTATCGCAAACGATCCCAATATTGTGAATCGGGCGATTGTTGCGCTAGAAAAGCAAAAGAGGGCGCAACTTTCTGAAAGCTTGTCGAGACTACCAAGCAACATCAAGCGCGAAGTTCCTGTAAGTGCGTTCAAGCAAGAGTCGGATGACGAGTCAACCGATACTGGGACCACTGACTTAAGTGATGTGAATTGA
- a CDS encoding AAA family ATPase: protein MLIAFWSTHHGQTATTTNLLSIALCAALKYKLKVLVGHAQPGITQMERALLSEDRLTGHASQTNENTGNALIRLARNKMLQSSTISNYTIPLLKESRLDVLNGYSLNLKQEDLQDVEVLKQILSTATDAYDIVFLDLHSGLEKDYTRALLEHADTVVVNLSQNKMVLDAFIEKKSSIKFKCEPILCIGRYQKSSRLTEKAIKKQMSTPCLVKVPQHTSLIDLMNEGNVLEFFGRHYYRERFEKKHPFFEDVAKSTHTLLKQLELVK from the coding sequence ATGCTGATCGCATTCTGGTCCACCCATCACGGGCAGACGGCAACGACGACCAATCTGCTATCTATTGCGCTTTGCGCAGCCCTTAAGTACAAACTGAAAGTGCTTGTCGGACATGCTCAACCAGGCATCACGCAGATGGAAAGAGCTCTCCTTTCAGAAGATAGACTGACAGGTCATGCTTCACAGACGAATGAAAACACAGGGAACGCGCTCATAAGACTGGCACGAAACAAGATGCTCCAATCATCGACAATTAGCAATTATACCATTCCACTTTTAAAAGAATCAAGACTTGATGTGTTGAACGGGTATTCACTCAATCTTAAACAAGAGGACCTTCAGGATGTCGAAGTGCTCAAACAGATCTTAAGCACGGCGACGGACGCGTATGACATCGTTTTTTTAGACCTGCACAGCGGATTGGAAAAAGACTATACAAGGGCTTTACTTGAACATGCGGATACCGTCGTTGTAAATCTAAGCCAAAATAAGATGGTGCTGGACGCCTTTATCGAAAAGAAATCTTCCATCAAGTTTAAGTGTGAACCCATACTATGTATAGGCAGATACCAAAAGTCATCCCGATTGACTGAAAAAGCCATCAAAAAGCAGATGAGCACACCATGTTTGGTGAAAGTGCCCCAGCACACCTCTCTGATCGATCTGATGAACGAAGGCAATGTGCTGGAGTTCTTCGGCAGACACTATTATAGGGAGCGATTCGAGAAGAAGCACCCATTCTTCGAGGATGTGGCAAAATCGACGCATACCCTACTTAAGCAACTCGAACTAGTGAAGTAG